In Aeromicrobium marinum DSM 15272, one genomic interval encodes:
- a CDS encoding ABC transporter permease, with the protein MWWYVGKRLLQTIPVVLGATFIIYALVFLRPGDPVGALFGDKPVSEAVKAQIEMQYNLDKPFVVQWLLFLKDALTLDFGTAFSGRPVTDLLASAFPVTLKLAGMALVIEMVLGVIAGTIAGLRRGKLFDSTMLVTSLLVIAVPIFVFGFLLQLIVGVQLGWAPPTVGGEASFRNLLLPAIVLGLVSFAYVLRLTRTAVSENLTADHVRTARAKGLSERTVTNRHVLRNSLVPVVTFLGVDLGTLMAGAVVTEGIFNIPGVGGLAFGAIQRGETPTIVSVVTVFVLIYVATSLIVDLLYAALDPRIRYV; encoded by the coding sequence GTGTGGTGGTACGTCGGCAAGCGGTTGCTCCAGACCATCCCGGTGGTCCTCGGAGCAACGTTCATCATCTACGCGCTGGTGTTCCTGCGCCCGGGTGACCCGGTGGGTGCGTTGTTCGGTGACAAGCCGGTCAGCGAGGCCGTCAAGGCCCAGATCGAGATGCAGTACAACCTCGACAAGCCCTTCGTCGTGCAGTGGCTGTTGTTCCTCAAGGACGCGCTGACGCTCGACTTCGGCACCGCCTTCAGCGGCCGGCCGGTCACCGACCTGCTCGCGAGCGCCTTCCCGGTCACGTTGAAACTGGCCGGCATGGCCCTGGTCATCGAGATGGTGCTCGGCGTCATCGCCGGCACGATCGCCGGTCTGCGCCGGGGCAAGCTGTTCGACTCCACCATGCTCGTGACCTCGCTGCTGGTCATCGCGGTGCCGATCTTCGTGTTCGGCTTCCTGCTGCAGCTGATCGTCGGCGTCCAGCTGGGGTGGGCCCCGCCGACGGTGGGCGGCGAGGCCTCCTTCCGCAACCTGCTGCTGCCGGCCATCGTGCTGGGACTCGTCTCGTTCGCGTACGTGCTGCGCCTGACGCGCACCGCGGTCTCGGAGAACCTGACCGCCGACCACGTCCGCACGGCACGGGCCAAGGGCCTGTCCGAACGCACCGTGACCAACCGGCACGTGCTGCGCAACTCCCTGGTGCCCGTCGTGACGTTCCTCGGTGTCGACCTCGGCACGCTCATGGCCGGGGCGGTGGTCACCGAGGGCATCTTCAACATCCCCGGCGTCGGCGGTCTGGCCTTCGGGGCCATCCAACGAGGTGAGACCCCCACGATCGTCTCGGTCGTGACGGTGTTCGTGCTGATCTACGTCGCCACGAGCCTGATCGTCGACCTGCTGTACGCCGCACTCGACCCGAGGATCCGCTATGTCTGA
- a CDS encoding dipeptide ABC transporter ATP-binding protein — MSTPLLEVRDLSVAFRDGKDLVPAVSGASLTVYPGQTVAIVGESGSGKSTTAHAVIGLLPGTGEVTGGEILFEGKDIAHARRRDIVALRGSSIGLVPQDPMSNLNPLWRVGRQIKESLVANDVATGKAADRRVVELLEEAGLPDADRRARQFPHEFSGGMRQRALIAMGLAARPKLLIADEPTSALDVTVQKQILDHLETLTADLGVAVLLITHDLGLAAERADHLVVMYRGRVVESGPALEILTDPRHPYTRRLVSSAPSLASQRLSSQQARTEVREAATEVPGTDTASTRDDVIVVEDLTKVFKLPGKGPFSSTDFTAVDDVSFRLPRGTTTAIVGESGSGKSTVARMVLGLLEPTSGTVRFDGVDVSTVSGKGAQLQLRRRMQPVFQNPYASLDPIYTIYRSIEEPLRTHGIGTDAEREAKIRQLLDQVSLPTTVMSRFPHELSGGQRQRVAIARALALDPEVVICDEAVSALDVLVQAQILSLLNDLQAELGLSYLFITHDLAVVRQIADDVLVMQDGRIVEAASVTEVFDSPREPYTRALLDAIPGGSIPIGVVEAGDD, encoded by the coding sequence ATGAGCACCCCCCTGCTGGAGGTCCGCGACCTGAGCGTCGCCTTCCGCGACGGCAAGGATCTCGTCCCGGCGGTCAGCGGCGCCAGTCTGACCGTGTACCCGGGGCAGACCGTGGCCATCGTCGGCGAGTCCGGCTCCGGCAAGTCCACCACGGCGCACGCCGTGATCGGTCTGCTGCCGGGCACCGGAGAGGTCACCGGCGGCGAGATCCTGTTCGAGGGCAAGGACATCGCGCACGCCCGCAGACGTGACATCGTCGCCCTGCGCGGCTCGTCGATCGGGCTGGTCCCTCAGGACCCGATGTCGAACCTCAACCCGCTGTGGCGGGTCGGCCGGCAGATCAAGGAGTCGTTGGTCGCCAACGACGTCGCGACCGGCAAGGCCGCCGATCGGCGGGTCGTCGAGCTGCTCGAGGAGGCCGGCCTGCCCGACGCCGACCGGCGGGCGCGACAGTTCCCCCACGAGTTCTCCGGCGGCATGCGGCAGCGGGCGCTGATCGCGATGGGTCTGGCGGCGCGACCGAAGCTGCTGATCGCCGACGAGCCCACCTCCGCGCTCGACGTGACGGTGCAGAAGCAGATCCTCGACCACCTCGAGACGCTGACCGCCGACCTCGGGGTCGCGGTGCTGCTCATCACCCACGACCTGGGCCTCGCCGCGGAGCGGGCCGACCACCTCGTGGTGATGTACCGCGGTCGCGTGGTGGAGTCCGGTCCGGCCCTGGAGATCCTCACGGATCCGCGCCACCCCTACACCCGGCGCCTCGTGTCGTCGGCGCCGTCGTTGGCCTCGCAGCGGTTGTCGTCGCAGCAGGCCCGCACCGAGGTGCGCGAGGCCGCGACCGAGGTGCCCGGCACCGACACCGCGTCCACCCGCGACGACGTCATCGTGGTCGAGGACCTCACCAAGGTGTTCAAGCTCCCGGGCAAGGGGCCGTTCTCCTCGACCGACTTCACCGCGGTCGACGACGTGTCGTTCCGCCTGCCGCGGGGCACGACGACGGCGATCGTGGGCGAGTCGGGATCGGGCAAGTCCACCGTCGCCCGGATGGTGCTGGGGCTGCTGGAGCCGACCTCGGGAACGGTCAGGTTCGACGGCGTCGACGTCTCCACGGTGTCGGGCAAGGGCGCGCAACTGCAGCTGCGGCGTCGGATGCAGCCGGTGTTCCAGAACCCGTACGCCTCGCTCGATCCGATCTACACGATCTACCGCTCGATCGAGGAGCCCCTGCGCACCCATGGCATCGGCACCGACGCCGAGCGGGAGGCCAAGATCCGGCAGCTGCTCGACCAGGTGTCGCTGCCGACGACGGTCATGAGCCGGTTCCCGCACGAGCTGTCCGGCGGCCAGCGTCAGCGGGTGGCGATCGCGCGGGCCCTCGCACTCGATCCCGAGGTCGTCATCTGCGACGAGGCGGTGTCGGCGCTCGACGTGCTGGTGCAGGCGCAGATCCTGTCGCTGCTCAACGACCTGCAGGCCGAGCTGGGGCTCAGCTACCTGTTCATCACCCACGACCTGGCGGTCGTGCGGCAGATCGCCGACGACGTGCTGGTCATGCAGGACGGCCGGATCGTGGAGGCGGCGAGCGTCACCGAGGTGTTCGACTCCCCGCGGGAGCCGTACACCCGGGCGCTGCTGGACGCCATCCCGGGCGGTTCGATCCCCATCGGCGTGGTCGAGGCGGGCGACGACTAG
- a CDS encoding electron transfer flavoprotein subunit alpha/FixB family protein, with translation MTEVLVLIDAPEGKATKPSLELLTIARRIGEPSAVVFGGSVPSTLAEYGAEKIYQFDDAVYDEFLVAPKAEALSQLVAEKSPAAVLVPSSAEGKEIAARVALRADSGLITDAVDVQVADGAIVTTQSVFAGNFTVDAKVTQGVPVIAVKPNSTAPEAVTGAGTVEAVTCEVSDAAKGAKITSSKPKEASGRPELTEAAIVVSGGRGTGGDFSEVEAFADSLGAAVGASRAAVDSGWYPHSFQVGQTGKVVSPQLYVANGISGAIQHRAGMQTSKTIVAVNKDEEAPIFELVDFGVVGDLKTVLPQATDEVAKRKG, from the coding sequence ATGACTGAAGTTCTCGTGCTGATCGATGCTCCCGAGGGCAAGGCCACCAAGCCGTCCCTGGAGCTCCTGACCATCGCCCGCCGCATCGGCGAACCGTCCGCCGTCGTCTTCGGCGGCTCGGTCCCGAGCACGCTCGCCGAGTACGGCGCCGAGAAGATCTACCAGTTCGACGACGCCGTCTACGACGAGTTCCTCGTGGCCCCCAAGGCCGAGGCCCTCTCGCAGCTCGTCGCCGAGAAGAGCCCGGCCGCCGTGCTCGTCCCGTCGTCCGCCGAGGGCAAGGAGATCGCCGCCCGGGTCGCCCTGCGCGCCGACTCCGGCCTGATCACCGACGCCGTCGACGTCCAGGTCGCCGACGGTGCCATCGTCACGACTCAGTCGGTGTTCGCCGGCAACTTCACCGTCGACGCCAAGGTCACCCAGGGCGTCCCGGTCATCGCGGTCAAGCCGAACTCGACCGCACCCGAGGCGGTCACGGGCGCCGGCACCGTCGAGGCCGTCACCTGTGAGGTCTCCGACGCCGCGAAGGGCGCCAAGATCACCTCCAGCAAGCCCAAGGAGGCCTCGGGACGTCCCGAGCTGACCGAGGCGGCCATCGTGGTCTCCGGCGGTCGTGGCACCGGTGGCGACTTCTCCGAGGTCGAGGCCTTCGCCGACAGCCTCGGTGCCGCCGTGGGCGCCTCGCGCGCCGCGGTCGACTCCGGCTGGTACCCGCACTCGTTCCAGGTCGGTCAGACCGGCAAGGTCGTGTCGCCCCAGCTGTACGTCGCCAACGGCATCTCCGGTGCCATCCAGCACCGCGCCGGCATGCAGACGTCCAAGACCATCGTCGCGGTCAACAAGGACGAGGAGGCGCCGATCTTCGAGCTCGTCGACTTCGGCGTCGTGGGAGACCTCAAGACGGTCCTGCCGCAGGCCACCGACGAGGTCGCCAAGCGCAAGGGCTGA
- a CDS encoding ABC transporter substrate-binding protein, whose amino-acid sequence MAAVAASSLVLAACSGGDDSGGGDSDSFQIAYNGDGGHDAWVDAVSNQLRNNLDIDASGRSYATFDELRNDVVDRTITTAFRTGWQPDYPSIYNYLQPLYFTGAGSNDGDYSSEEFDDLMTQVSGAQEQAEAFSLQEQAQEVLLQDLPAIPLWYSNVAAVAALDVENVSFTWQNLPDYVSISKPEGGPITVDGSQPQNPLVPSATNETGGGNVIDNLWEGLVRYESDGTAVNAVAESITSEDNLTWTVVIKDGQQFADGTPVTASSFVDAWNYGAVGSNAQLNSYFYYPIAGFDEAQADEADGLSGLTVVDDSTFTIELNQPEASFPDRLGYSAFYPLPATAFDDLEAFGRNPIGNGVYRLAGPDAWEDDVRISLVPNENYVGDVVPANDGITFTFYTNLDAAYTDVQAGNLDVLKTVPDSALTTYETDENVQSFNVPGSVFQSFTIPFSLEHFGDDEEGRLRRQAISLAINREEITDAIFNGSRTPARDFSSPVMPGYNDALEGSDVLEFDPERAKDLWEQANEINPWNG is encoded by the coding sequence GTGGCGGCAGTCGCTGCCAGCAGCTTGGTCCTGGCAGCCTGCTCAGGCGGGGACGACAGCGGCGGAGGTGACTCCGACTCGTTCCAGATCGCCTACAACGGCGACGGCGGACACGACGCCTGGGTCGACGCGGTCTCCAACCAGCTGCGCAACAACCTGGACATCGACGCCTCGGGCCGCTCCTACGCGACCTTCGACGAGCTGCGCAACGACGTGGTCGACCGGACGATCACGACGGCCTTCCGCACCGGCTGGCAGCCGGACTACCCGTCGATCTACAACTACCTGCAGCCGCTCTACTTCACCGGAGCCGGCTCCAACGACGGCGACTACTCCAGCGAGGAGTTCGACGACCTCATGACGCAGGTCTCCGGCGCCCAGGAGCAGGCCGAGGCGTTCAGCCTGCAGGAGCAGGCCCAGGAGGTCCTGCTGCAGGACCTGCCGGCCATCCCGCTGTGGTACTCCAACGTCGCCGCGGTCGCCGCCCTCGACGTCGAGAACGTGTCCTTCACGTGGCAGAACCTGCCCGACTACGTGTCCATCAGCAAGCCCGAGGGCGGACCCATCACGGTCGACGGCTCGCAGCCGCAGAACCCGTTGGTGCCCTCGGCGACCAACGAGACCGGTGGCGGCAACGTCATCGACAACCTGTGGGAGGGCCTGGTCCGCTACGAGTCCGACGGCACCGCGGTCAACGCCGTGGCCGAGTCGATCACCTCCGAGGACAACCTCACCTGGACCGTGGTCATCAAGGACGGTCAGCAGTTCGCGGACGGCACCCCCGTCACGGCCAGCTCCTTCGTGGATGCCTGGAACTACGGCGCGGTGGGCTCCAACGCCCAGCTGAACTCGTACTTCTACTACCCGATCGCCGGATTCGACGAGGCGCAGGCCGACGAGGCCGACGGCCTGTCCGGTCTGACCGTGGTCGACGACTCGACGTTCACCATCGAGCTGAACCAGCCCGAGGCGAGCTTCCCGGACCGTCTGGGCTACTCGGCGTTCTACCCGCTGCCCGCGACGGCCTTCGACGACCTGGAGGCCTTCGGCCGCAACCCGATCGGCAACGGCGTGTACCGCCTGGCCGGCCCGGACGCCTGGGAGGACGACGTCCGCATCTCGCTGGTCCCCAACGAGAACTACGTGGGTGACGTCGTCCCGGCCAACGACGGCATCACCTTCACCTTCTACACGAACCTGGACGCCGCCTACACCGACGTGCAGGCCGGCAACCTCGACGTGCTGAAGACCGTGCCCGACAGTGCTCTGACGACCTACGAGACGGACGAGAACGTGCAGTCGTTCAACGTGCCCGGCTCGGTGTTCCAGTCGTTCACCATCCCGTTCTCGCTCGAGCACTTCGGCGACGACGAGGAGGGTCGTCTGCGTCGTCAGGCGATCAGCCTGGCGATCAACCGTGAGGAGATCACCGACGCGATCTTCAACGGCAGCCGCACGCCGGCGCGGGACTTCAGCTCGCCGGTCATGCCCGGGTACAACGACGCCCTGGAGGGCAGCGACGTGCTCGAGTTCGATCCCGAGCGGGCCAAGGACCTGTGGGAGCAGGCCAACGAGATCAACCCGTGGAACGGCTGA
- a CDS encoding PTS fructose transporter subunit IIABC has product MSDLGLITTDLVSLDTDLGTDAAAVIGALATQVAAAGRAGSADRLRDDALAREAQSATGLPWGIAIPHCRSTAVSSPTLAFARLRPAADFGAADGGADLVFLIAAPEGGDSDHLTLLSALARSLVRPDFTAALRAAPDAEAVVSLVNEAIAPDAAPTAQAAPTAGVSIVAVTACPTGIAHTYMAADALTAAADRAGVTLTVETQGSSGSTPVAADVLRRAGAVIFATDVGVKDRSRFVGKPVVASGVKRAINDPDAMIADAVAAASDPAAATVQAEAKDAASEPSGTTSGEAGIGLRLRQWLLTGVSYMIPFVAAGGLLIALGFLLGGYELALTPEGGDANNATLFLQSNSLLNLPDALPQAAFDSSLFTFIGALLFLLGGWAFSFLVPALAGYIAYAMADRPGIAPGFVMGFLANQIGAGFLGGIVGGLLAGLVAGYLGRRPTPRWLAGLMPVVVIPLVTTIVAGLLMLLVLGRPIADAADGLTDWLNGLSGGSVVLLGAILGAMMAFDLGGPVNKAAYVFATTGLTAGAIAGGDSTELKIMAAVMISGMTPPLAMALSTVLRPRLYSNAERENGKAAWLLGASFISEGTIPFAAADPLRVIPAMMLGSSVAGAMAMGTGVTLAAPHGGIFVLFAVDNVAWFLASLLVGTVISAIAVTALKEVTRPADSPVTDAPVPATV; this is encoded by the coding sequence ATGTCAGACCTCGGACTCATCACCACCGATCTCGTGTCACTCGACACCGACCTCGGCACCGACGCCGCCGCCGTCATCGGTGCACTGGCCACCCAGGTGGCGGCCGCCGGCCGTGCCGGCTCGGCCGACCGGCTGCGCGACGACGCCCTGGCCCGCGAGGCGCAGTCGGCCACCGGCCTGCCCTGGGGCATCGCCATCCCCCACTGCCGATCGACGGCCGTCAGCAGTCCGACCCTGGCCTTCGCCCGGCTTCGGCCGGCCGCCGACTTCGGCGCGGCCGACGGTGGCGCCGACCTGGTCTTCCTGATCGCGGCCCCCGAGGGCGGGGACTCCGACCACCTCACGCTGTTGTCGGCCCTGGCCCGCTCGCTCGTGCGACCGGACTTCACCGCGGCCCTGCGCGCGGCACCCGACGCCGAGGCCGTCGTGTCGCTCGTGAACGAGGCGATCGCCCCGGACGCGGCTCCCACCGCGCAGGCCGCTCCGACCGCCGGCGTCTCGATCGTGGCCGTCACGGCGTGCCCCACCGGCATCGCGCACACCTACATGGCGGCCGACGCACTGACCGCCGCCGCCGACCGGGCGGGGGTCACCCTGACCGTCGAGACCCAGGGGTCGTCGGGCTCCACCCCCGTGGCCGCCGACGTGCTGCGGCGGGCCGGCGCGGTCATCTTCGCCACCGACGTCGGCGTGAAGGACCGCTCCCGGTTCGTCGGCAAGCCGGTCGTGGCCAGCGGGGTCAAGCGCGCCATCAACGACCCGGACGCCATGATCGCCGACGCCGTCGCCGCGGCCTCCGACCCCGCTGCAGCCACCGTGCAGGCCGAGGCCAAGGACGCCGCCTCCGAGCCGTCGGGCACGACCTCCGGCGAGGCCGGGATCGGGCTCAGGCTCCGGCAGTGGTTGCTGACCGGAGTCAGCTACATGATCCCGTTCGTGGCGGCCGGCGGTCTGCTGATCGCCCTCGGCTTCCTGCTGGGCGGCTACGAGCTCGCCCTGACCCCCGAGGGTGGCGACGCGAACAACGCCACCCTCTTCCTGCAGAGCAACTCGCTGCTGAACCTCCCGGACGCGCTGCCGCAGGCCGCGTTCGACAGCAGCCTGTTCACCTTCATCGGCGCCCTGCTGTTCCTCCTGGGCGGCTGGGCGTTCTCGTTCCTGGTGCCGGCCCTCGCCGGCTACATCGCCTACGCGATGGCCGACCGACCGGGCATCGCCCCCGGCTTCGTCATGGGTTTCCTGGCCAACCAGATCGGAGCCGGGTTCCTCGGGGGCATCGTGGGCGGCCTGCTCGCGGGCCTCGTCGCCGGCTACCTCGGCCGGCGCCCGACCCCTCGGTGGCTCGCCGGACTGATGCCGGTCGTCGTGATCCCCCTGGTGACCACGATCGTCGCCGGTCTCCTGATGCTGCTGGTGCTGGGTCGCCCCATCGCCGACGCAGCCGACGGCCTGACCGACTGGCTCAACGGCCTGTCCGGCGGATCGGTCGTGCTGCTCGGCGCCATCCTCGGGGCGATGATGGCCTTCGACCTCGGCGGTCCGGTCAACAAGGCGGCCTACGTGTTCGCCACGACCGGCCTCACGGCCGGGGCGATCGCCGGCGGTGACTCCACCGAGCTCAAGATCATGGCCGCGGTGATGATCTCCGGCATGACCCCTCCGCTCGCCATGGCGCTGTCGACCGTCCTGCGGCCCCGCCTCTACAGCAATGCCGAGCGCGAAAACGGCAAGGCTGCGTGGCTGCTGGGTGCCTCGTTCATCAGCGAGGGAACGATCCCGTTCGCCGCCGCCGACCCGTTGCGGGTCATCCCGGCGATGATGCTCGGCTCGTCGGTCGCCGGCGCCATGGCGATGGGCACCGGGGTGACCCTCGCAGCACCCCACGGCGGCATCTTCGTGCTGTTCGCCGTCGACAACGTGGCGTGGTTCCTGGCCTCGCTGCTCGTCGGTACCGTCATCAGCGCGATCGCCGTGACCGCGCTCAAGGAGGTCACCCGACCGGCCGACTCGCCGGTGACCGACGCTCCCGTGCCCGCCACCGTCTGA
- a CDS encoding ABC transporter permease — protein sequence MSETPRPGQERWVAPLEETPLRAVDSVDDDAPPESQWKEAWKRMRVNPLFWVSSVLLFLLAIMLAVPGLFTSQDPTFCQLSDSLGPARSGHPFGFNQQGCDVWARTLYGARASVLVGVVTTLIVALIGVVTGAVAGFYGRWLDAVISRIADIFFSIPLLLAAIVTLSVLNNVFPDRGFWGGCMAVILALSLFAWPSITRQMRAAVLTVKNLEFVDAAKAIGASPRANLVRHIVPNSLAPVIVTSTISLGIFIVTEATLSFLGLGLPNQVISWGNDISDAQVLVRAGDNLSVMFVPATALALTVLAFILLGDAVKDALDPKARKS from the coding sequence ATGTCTGAGACTCCCCGCCCCGGTCAGGAGCGTTGGGTCGCCCCGCTGGAGGAGACGCCCCTGCGCGCGGTCGACTCCGTCGACGACGACGCCCCGCCCGAGAGCCAGTGGAAGGAGGCCTGGAAGCGGATGCGGGTCAACCCGCTGTTCTGGGTGTCCAGCGTGCTGCTGTTCCTGCTGGCGATCATGCTGGCGGTGCCCGGGCTCTTCACCAGCCAGGACCCGACCTTCTGCCAGCTCAGCGACTCGCTCGGCCCGGCGCGCAGCGGCCATCCCTTCGGCTTCAACCAGCAGGGCTGCGACGTCTGGGCCCGCACCCTCTACGGGGCGCGCGCCTCGGTGCTCGTCGGCGTGGTCACGACCCTCATCGTCGCCCTGATCGGCGTCGTGACGGGTGCCGTGGCCGGCTTCTACGGCCGCTGGCTCGACGCGGTGATCTCGCGGATCGCCGACATCTTCTTCTCCATCCCGTTGCTGCTCGCCGCGATCGTGACGCTCTCGGTGCTCAACAACGTCTTCCCGGACCGCGGCTTCTGGGGCGGCTGCATGGCGGTCATCCTGGCGCTGTCGTTGTTCGCGTGGCCCAGCATCACCCGGCAGATGCGGGCCGCGGTGCTCACGGTGAAGAACCTTGAGTTCGTCGACGCGGCCAAGGCGATCGGCGCGTCGCCGCGGGCCAACCTGGTGCGGCACATCGTGCCCAACTCGTTGGCGCCGGTGATCGTCACCTCGACCATCTCGCTGGGCATCTTCATCGTCACCGAGGCGACCCTGTCGTTCCTGGGACTCGGGCTGCCCAACCAGGTGATCTCGTGGGGCAACGACATCTCCGACGCGCAGGTGCTGGTGCGGGCCGGTGACAACCTCTCGGTCATGTTCGTGCCCGCCACCGCCCTCGCGCTGACCGTGCTCGCGTTCATCCTGCTGGGTGATGCGGTCAAGGACGCGCTCGACCCGAAGGCGAGGAAGTCATGA
- a CDS encoding enoyl-CoA hydratase/isomerase family protein — protein sequence MGEFVRLEVEAGVGTLRLDRPKMNALDAQMQREIIEAAVEADRRDDVAAVVLYGGERVFAAGADVKEMQTMTYQEMVLHGHLLQDFTRAVAAIGKPTVAAITGFALGGGCEVALAADVRIAADSAKLGQPEIGLGIIPGAGGTQRLARLVGPARAKDLIFTGRFVDAAEALEIGLVDRVVPAADVHTAAVEWATQFVGGPALALRAAKSAIDRGLEVDLQSGLEIERLEFTGLFATDDRTAGMTSFVEDGPGRATFTGR from the coding sequence ATGGGTGAGTTCGTCCGGCTCGAGGTCGAGGCAGGCGTGGGGACGCTGCGCCTGGACCGTCCGAAGATGAACGCTCTCGACGCGCAGATGCAGCGCGAGATCATCGAGGCCGCCGTCGAGGCCGACCGACGTGACGACGTGGCCGCCGTCGTCCTCTACGGCGGTGAGCGGGTCTTCGCCGCCGGTGCGGACGTCAAGGAGATGCAGACCATGACCTACCAGGAGATGGTCCTCCACGGTCACCTGCTGCAGGACTTCACCCGTGCGGTCGCGGCGATCGGCAAGCCGACGGTCGCCGCCATCACCGGGTTCGCGCTCGGTGGCGGCTGCGAGGTGGCGCTGGCGGCCGACGTCCGGATCGCCGCCGACTCCGCGAAGCTCGGACAGCCGGAGATCGGCCTCGGCATCATCCCGGGCGCCGGTGGCACCCAACGGCTGGCCCGGCTGGTCGGCCCGGCCCGCGCGAAGGACCTGATCTTCACCGGACGCTTCGTCGATGCCGCCGAGGCGCTCGAGATCGGCCTGGTCGATCGGGTGGTCCCCGCCGCCGACGTCCACACGGCAGCCGTCGAGTGGGCCACGCAGTTCGTGGGGGGCCCGGCGCTGGCGTTGCGGGCGGCGAAGAGCGCCATCGATCGTGGACTCGAGGTGGACCTGCAGAGCGGTCTGGAGATCGAGCGCCTGGAGTTCACCGGTCTGTTCGCCACCGATGACCGCACGGCGGGCATGACGTCCTTCGTGGAGGACGGTCCGGGGCGGGCCACGTTCACGGGTCGCTGA
- a CDS encoding electron transfer flavoprotein subunit beta/FixA family protein: MTKIVVAVKYVPDATADRTFTSDNTVDREGVDGLLSELDEYAVEQALQVVEAGEGEVTVLTVGPADAADAVRKALQMGADAGVHVEDDAIAGSDAFATSLVLAKAIEKLDYDLVFFGMASTDGGLGIVPTLVAERLGLPAVTFASEVSVDGDTVTIRRDGDAATQEIQASGKLVVSVTDQTGEARYPSFKGIMAAKKKPVESWSLADLGVDAGDVGLDNAWSAVESSTPRPPRTAGEIVTDEGDGGSKLVDFLAAKKFV, translated from the coding sequence GTGACCAAGATCGTTGTGGCGGTCAAGTACGTGCCGGATGCCACGGCAGACCGCACCTTCACCTCTGACAACACCGTCGATCGCGAGGGCGTGGACGGTCTGCTGTCCGAGCTCGACGAGTACGCGGTCGAGCAGGCGCTGCAGGTCGTCGAGGCCGGCGAGGGTGAGGTCACCGTGCTCACGGTCGGCCCGGCCGACGCCGCCGACGCGGTCCGCAAGGCTCTCCAGATGGGCGCCGACGCAGGCGTCCACGTCGAGGACGACGCCATCGCCGGTTCCGACGCGTTCGCCACCTCCCTGGTGCTGGCCAAGGCCATCGAGAAGCTCGACTACGACCTGGTGTTCTTCGGCATGGCGTCGACCGACGGCGGCCTGGGCATCGTCCCGACGCTCGTCGCCGAGCGCCTCGGCCTGCCCGCCGTGACGTTCGCCTCGGAGGTCAGCGTCGACGGCGACACCGTCACCATCCGTCGTGACGGCGACGCCGCCACGCAGGAGATCCAGGCCAGCGGCAAGCTCGTCGTCAGCGTGACCGACCAGACCGGCGAGGCCCGCTACCCGTCGTTCAAGGGCATCATGGCTGCGAAGAAGAAGCCCGTCGAGAGCTGGAGCCTGGCCGACCTCGGTGTCGACGCCGGCGACGTCGGTCTCGACAACGCCTGGTCGGCCGTCGAGTCGTCCACGCCTCGCCCGCCGCGCACGGCCGGTGAGATCGTCACCGACGAGGGGGACGGCGGCTCCAAGCTCGTCGACTTCCTCGCCGCCAAGAAGTTCGTCTGA